One genomic segment of Sminthopsis crassicaudata isolate SCR6 chromosome 2, ASM4859323v1, whole genome shotgun sequence includes these proteins:
- the MRPS2 gene encoding small ribosomal subunit protein uS2m, with the protein MALAQAPLPLLRAGSVPRLPWLDLLGKASPWASQPGLRTYGAVPAAGIVQQGDHSDLHDKILIEPLKHADFFNIKELFSIKTLFDARVHLGHKKGCRHRFMEPYIFGTRLDQDIIDLDQTVKHLQLALNFTAHMAYRKGIILFVSRNRQFTHLIEKMALNCEEYAHTRYFKGGLLTNAPVQFGPAVRLPDLIVFFHTLNNVFEPHVAVRDAAKMNIPTVGIVDTNCNPCLISYPIPGNDDSPDSIKLFCHLFETTIKRAKAKRKQMEFLYSQQSKQMAHKTEDTYQQPSSPAQLETQTMMD; encoded by the exons ATGGCTCTGGCACAGGCTCCGCTGCCGCTACTCCGGGCGG GCAGCGTGCCCAGGCTCCCCTGGTTGGATCTCCTTGGCAAGGCCTCCCCATGGGCCTCACAGCCTGGCCTTCGGACGTACGGTGCCGTTCCTGCCGCCGGGATTGTCCAGCAAGGAGACCACAGCG ATCTTCATGACAAGATTTTGATTGAACCCCTCAAACATGCTGATTTCTTTAAtataaaggaattgttttccatCAAAACTCTTTTTGATGCCAGAGTACATTTAGGACATAAAAAAGGTTGTCGTCACAG GTTTATGGAACCATACATCTTTGGGACCCGCCTAGACCAGGATATCATTGACTTGGACCAAACAGTCAAGCATCTCCAACTGGCTCTGAATTTTACTGCCCACATGGCCTATCggaaaggaattattttatttgtgagCAGGAATCGACAGTTCACCCATCTGATAGAAAAAATGGCTCTGAACTGTGAAGAGTATGCCCACACCAGATATTTTAAAGGCGGTTTGTTGACCAATGCCCCTGTCCAATTTGGCCCTGCAGTCCGTCTTCCTGATCTGATAGTCTTCTTCCATACCCTGAACAATGTCTTTGAGCCACATGTGGCTGTGAGAGATGCTGCCAAGATGAATATCCCTACTGTGGGCATTGTGGACACAAACTGCAACCCATGCCTCATTTCATACCCCATCCCTGGAAATGATGATTCTCCTGACTCCATCAAGCTCTTCTGCCACCTCTTTGAAACAACCATCAAACGGGCTaaggcaaagaggaaacaaatggaattcctgtATAGCCAGCAGAGCAAACAGATGGCTCACAAGACAGAAGACACATACCAGCAGCCCTCAAGCCCTGCTCAGTTAGAAACACAGACTATGATGGACTAA